In Thermosynechococcus sichuanensis E542, a single genomic region encodes these proteins:
- a CDS encoding helix-turn-helix domain-containing protein → MVSPLSRKQLSRLLRQKRGMRSQRAFAAELGISYTCLQKWENMVSFPNTENLLKLSRVFGFDDLDSFITYLNQTDATNREEEQLVIDILSKLRHLPPTTAVRVLERALGLLKTAANNEGDV, encoded by the coding sequence ATGGTTAGTCCACTGTCTCGAAAACAACTCTCTAGACTTCTACGCCAAAAACGGGGAATGCGCAGTCAACGTGCCTTTGCCGCCGAGCTAGGCATCTCCTATACCTGCTTGCAGAAGTGGGAAAATATGGTGTCATTTCCAAATACTGAAAACCTATTAAAGTTGTCCCGTGTTTTTGGGTTTGATGATTTAGACAGCTTTATCACCTACCTGAATCAAACGGATGCGACCAATCGAGAAGAGGAACAACTGGTGATTGACATTCTTAGCAAATTGCGTCACTTACCTCCGACGACGGCAGTTCGGGTACTGGAAAGAGCCTTAGGGTTGTTAAAGACGGCTGCTAACAATGAAGGGGACGTTTGA
- the ispG gene encoding (E)-4-hydroxy-3-methylbut-2-enyl-diphosphate synthase, with amino-acid sequence MQTLPTPVQATPTETAIVRRKTRPVPIGSVIIGGGHPVAVQSMINEDTLDIEGSVAAIRRLHEIGCEIVRVTVPSLAHAKAMEEIRDRLYKTYKPVPLVADVHHNGMKIALEVAKYVDNVRINPGLYVFEKPKPDRTEYTQAEFEEIGAKIRETLEPLVISLRDQGKSMRIGVNHGSLAERMLFTYGDTPEGMVESALEFIRICESLNFYNLEISLKASRVPVMIAANRLMVKRMDELGMDYPLHLGVTEAGDGEYGRIKSTAGIATLLAEGIGDTIRVSLTEAPEKEIPVCYGILQALGLRRTMVEYVACPSCGRTLFNLEEVLHKVREATKHLTGLNIAVMGCIVNGPGEMADADYGYVGKQPGYISLYRGREEVKKVPESEGVAALVELIKADGRWVDP; translated from the coding sequence ATGCAAACGCTGCCGACTCCTGTTCAAGCTACTCCAACAGAAACCGCCATTGTCCGTCGCAAAACCCGTCCTGTGCCCATTGGCTCTGTCATCATTGGGGGCGGCCATCCCGTGGCGGTGCAATCCATGATCAATGAAGACACCTTGGATATTGAAGGCTCAGTGGCCGCCATTCGTCGTCTCCATGAAATTGGCTGTGAAATTGTACGGGTGACAGTACCCAGCCTTGCCCATGCTAAAGCGATGGAAGAGATTCGCGATCGCCTCTACAAAACCTACAAACCTGTGCCTTTAGTTGCCGATGTCCACCATAACGGCATGAAAATTGCCCTCGAAGTGGCCAAGTATGTGGACAATGTACGCATCAATCCGGGGCTATACGTCTTTGAGAAACCCAAGCCCGATCGCACCGAATATACCCAAGCTGAGTTTGAAGAAATTGGTGCTAAAATTCGCGAAACCCTTGAACCTCTCGTGATCTCCTTGCGAGATCAGGGCAAATCCATGCGCATTGGTGTCAATCACGGCTCCCTTGCTGAGCGGATGCTCTTTACCTATGGCGACACCCCCGAAGGCATGGTGGAATCGGCATTGGAATTTATCCGCATCTGCGAGTCTTTGAACTTCTATAACCTTGAAATTTCCCTCAAAGCCTCCCGCGTACCGGTGATGATTGCCGCCAACCGCCTCATGGTCAAGCGCATGGATGAACTGGGCATGGACTACCCCCTCCACTTGGGGGTCACCGAAGCTGGGGATGGTGAGTATGGCCGCATCAAATCCACCGCAGGCATTGCCACCCTCCTTGCTGAAGGCATTGGCGATACGATTCGCGTCTCCCTCACCGAGGCGCCAGAAAAAGAAATTCCTGTTTGCTACGGCATTTTGCAGGCCTTGGGACTGCGGCGAACCATGGTGGAGTATGTGGCCTGCCCCTCCTGTGGGCGCACCCTCTTTAACCTTGAGGAAGTCCTGCACAAAGTCCGCGAAGCCACTAAACACCTGACGGGTCTCAACATTGCTGTCATGGGCTGCATTGTCAATGGCCCTGGGGAAATGGCTGACGCCGACTATGGCTACGTGGGCAAACAGCCCGGCTACATCTCCCTCTATCGTGGCCGCGAAGAAGTCAAGAAAGTCCCCGAATCCGAAGGGGTGGCTGCCCTTGTGGAATTAATCAAAGCCGATGGCCGCTGGGTCGATCCCTAA
- a CDS encoding ABC transporter permease subunit, producing the protein MTFLFESVFNGMSIGAVLLLTALGLAIVFGIMGVINLAHGELMMLGAYTTFVVQNGFRQLGEGWFDAYLFIAVPLAFAVAAGIGVLLERGVIRYLYGRPLETLLATWGVSLILQQLVRSISWQMTLQIILFCLLFFGGRWLLSKRAIAPPWQAWVTPVLLVLSVGIGLTAGLLVGGAVGLAMTKPWFGAQGVDVTAPSWLRGGVNLWGVQFPFVRLFIIALTAVCLVAIYLFLLRSQWGLRIRAVTQNRSMSACLGIPTQTVDALTFALGSGLAGVAGCAISLLGSVSPNTGQNYIVEAFMVVVVGGVGKIVGSIVAALGIGYVNYVIGSGLMTRFLEPQTALFAFFEFFASTSMARVMVFILIIAFLQLRPAGLFPQKGRTVDA; encoded by the coding sequence ATGACCTTTTTGTTTGAAAGTGTCTTCAATGGCATGAGTATTGGTGCGGTGTTGCTATTAACCGCACTGGGCTTGGCGATTGTCTTTGGCATTATGGGCGTGATTAACCTTGCCCACGGTGAACTAATGATGCTGGGAGCCTACACTACCTTCGTGGTACAAAATGGCTTCCGTCAATTGGGGGAGGGTTGGTTTGATGCCTATCTATTCATAGCAGTACCCTTGGCCTTTGCTGTGGCAGCGGGGATCGGTGTTCTCCTTGAACGGGGAGTTATTCGCTATCTCTATGGTCGCCCCTTGGAAACCCTCTTGGCTACTTGGGGCGTGAGTTTGATTCTGCAACAGTTGGTACGCAGTATCAGTTGGCAGATGACGCTGCAAATCATCCTTTTTTGCCTGCTCTTTTTTGGTGGTCGCTGGCTCCTCTCCAAACGGGCGATCGCCCCCCCTTGGCAGGCTTGGGTAACGCCAGTGTTACTGGTGCTCTCTGTCGGGATTGGCCTGACGGCTGGCCTTTTGGTTGGGGGCGCGGTGGGTCTGGCAATGACAAAGCCTTGGTTTGGTGCTCAGGGGGTGGATGTGACGGCTCCTAGTTGGCTGCGGGGAGGGGTGAATCTCTGGGGGGTGCAGTTTCCCTTTGTCCGCCTCTTTATTATTGCCCTGACGGCAGTGTGTCTGGTGGCGATTTACCTCTTTCTCCTGCGATCGCAATGGGGGCTGCGGATTCGGGCCGTGACGCAAAACCGCAGTATGAGCGCCTGCTTGGGGATTCCCACCCAAACGGTTGATGCTCTCACCTTTGCCCTTGGCTCTGGTCTAGCGGGGGTAGCTGGCTGTGCCATTAGCCTCTTGGGGTCTGTGAGTCCGAATACGGGTCAGAACTACATTGTTGAAGCCTTTATGGTCGTTGTTGTGGGGGGTGTCGGCAAAATTGTCGGTTCGATTGTGGCTGCCCTTGGCATTGGCTATGTGAATTATGTCATTGGTTCCGGGTTGATGACCCGCTTTCTCGAACCGCAAACGGCACTGTTTGCCTTCTTTGAATTTTTTGCCAGCACCAGCATGGCACGGGTGATGGTTTTCATTCTAATCATTGCTTTCTTGCAACTGCGTCCCGCTGGTCTTTTCCCCCAAAAAGGACGGACGGTCGATGCCTAA
- a CDS encoding helix-turn-helix domain-containing protein, translating into MHPEDIKAELRKRGWNGAKIGQKLGVSRHCVSAVIRGRCRSATIEKEIATILEKPLYVVFPNYYSCQSSSD; encoded by the coding sequence ATGCATCCTGAGGACATTAAGGCGGAACTGCGGAAACGAGGCTGGAATGGCGCAAAGATTGGCCAAAAGCTAGGGGTCTCCCGTCATTGTGTATCAGCAGTCATTCGTGGCCGTTGTCGCTCAGCGACGATTGAGAAAGAGATAGCAACAATTCTTGAGAAGCCCCTTTACGTTGTTTTCCCCAATTACTACAGTTGTCAATCATCCTCAGATTAA
- the argH gene encoding argininosuccinate lyase, with translation MTAQPQPWSQRFEQALHPAIARFNASIGFDIRLIEYDLTGSQAHAKMLAKTGIISPAEAETLIQGLEQIRQEYRDGQFSPGIEAEDVHFAVERRLTELVGDVGKKLHTARSRNDQVGTDIRLYLRSEIDQILQQLRQWQRTLLDLAESHVETLIPGYTHLQRAQPLSLAHHLLAYVEMAERDIERLRQIRERVNVSPLGAGALAGTTFPIDRHYTAELLGFREPYRNSLDAVSDRDFAIEFLCAASLIMVHLSRLSEEIILWASEEFAFIKLSDSCATGSSIMPQKKNPDVPELVRGKTGRVFGHLQALLVIMKGLPLAYNKDLQEDKEALFDAVDTVRACLEAMTILMGEGVVFQPERLAAAVDQDFANATDVADYLASKGVPFREAYHLVGQVVKTCLAQGKFLKDLSLEEWQALHPAFAADIYERIAPQQVVAARNSYGGTGFDQVRQALAAARDRLNDF, from the coding sequence GTGACTGCCCAACCCCAGCCTTGGAGCCAGCGCTTTGAACAAGCCCTCCATCCAGCGATCGCCCGCTTTAATGCCAGTATTGGTTTTGACATACGCCTCATTGAATACGATCTTACTGGCTCCCAAGCCCATGCCAAGATGCTGGCAAAAACGGGGATTATTTCCCCTGCGGAGGCTGAAACACTCATCCAAGGCCTAGAACAGATTCGCCAAGAATACCGAGATGGACAGTTTAGCCCCGGTATCGAAGCTGAGGATGTGCACTTTGCGGTCGAACGCCGCCTCACAGAATTGGTGGGGGATGTGGGCAAGAAACTTCACACGGCGCGATCGCGCAACGATCAGGTGGGCACGGATATTCGCCTTTACCTGCGCTCAGAAATTGACCAGATTCTTCAACAACTGCGGCAGTGGCAGCGCACCCTTTTGGACTTAGCAGAATCCCATGTGGAAACGCTCATCCCCGGTTACACCCACCTGCAACGGGCACAACCCCTGAGCTTGGCCCACCATCTGCTGGCCTATGTGGAAATGGCCGAGCGGGACATTGAGCGACTGCGACAAATTCGGGAGCGGGTAAATGTCTCTCCCTTGGGGGCTGGGGCACTGGCGGGCACGACGTTTCCCATTGATCGCCACTACACAGCAGAATTGTTGGGTTTTCGGGAACCCTATCGCAATAGCCTCGATGCCGTGAGCGATCGCGATTTTGCCATTGAATTTCTCTGTGCCGCCAGCCTGATCATGGTGCATCTATCGCGGCTCTCGGAGGAGATTATTCTTTGGGCCTCTGAAGAATTTGCCTTTATCAAGCTCAGCGATAGCTGTGCCACGGGTTCTAGCATTATGCCCCAAAAGAAAAATCCCGATGTCCCTGAATTGGTGCGGGGGAAAACGGGGCGAGTCTTTGGCCATTTACAAGCCCTCTTAGTGATTATGAAGGGGCTACCCTTGGCCTATAACAAAGACCTGCAAGAAGATAAGGAAGCCCTTTTCGATGCTGTTGACACGGTTCGTGCTTGCCTAGAGGCCATGACCATTCTCATGGGGGAGGGAGTCGTGTTTCAACCCGAGCGTTTGGCGGCAGCGGTTGACCAAGATTTTGCTAATGCCACTGATGTCGCCGATTATTTGGCAAGCAAGGGGGTACCCTTCCGTGAGGCCTATCACTTGGTGGGGCAAGTGGTAAAAACCTGTCTTGCTCAGGGAAAATTCCTCAAAGACCTCAGCCTTGAAGAATGGCAAGCACTGCATCCCGCCTTTGCAGCGGATATTTACGAACGCATTGCACCGCAACAGGTGGTGGCTGCCCGCAATAGCTATGGGGGCACAGGCTTTGATCAGGTGCGCCAAGCCCTCGCGGCGGCTCGCGATCGCCTTAATGATTTTTAA
- a CDS encoding sensor domain-containing diguanylate cyclase, which produces MNSTLAEYIVLFPEPIAIVNSGGEILAINDGASLFWQQNAQNLIGQSLAVLLQQSQDAVQRWLRQCQGNAQMLAAHFPIPKPETEHWVIEGIGINLDGELAILTRIVPSICYNQHLLAAQLQQLQTELARQIALVTELQQHQQALEQEKQHLQLLAERDSLTGLGNRRFFDTALDQLWQQAQVEGHPLTLALIDIDDFKAYNDCCGHLAGDRVLQRVAHAIKSQVRETDVVARYGGEEFALVLLQVSVATALQIVERIQHYVRELKIVHSKAARHPYITISGGLCFVPAQANGATLTEILTRADAALYQAKQQGRDRCILLDWSQNLSSHPQCWDTGWRSPPPPLG; this is translated from the coding sequence ATGAACAGTACACTTGCTGAGTATATTGTTCTTTTCCCTGAGCCGATCGCGATCGTGAATAGTGGTGGTGAAATTCTGGCAATCAACGACGGTGCCTCGCTCTTTTGGCAACAGAATGCCCAAAACCTGATCGGTCAATCCCTCGCAGTTCTGCTGCAACAATCTCAGGATGCAGTGCAAAGGTGGTTAAGGCAATGCCAAGGCAATGCCCAGATGTTGGCTGCTCATTTTCCGATTCCGAAGCCTGAAACGGAGCATTGGGTTATTGAGGGCATTGGTATCAATCTGGATGGTGAGCTTGCCATTTTGACGCGGATTGTTCCTAGCATTTGTTACAACCAGCACTTACTTGCTGCCCAGTTGCAGCAACTCCAGACCGAACTGGCTCGGCAAATCGCCCTTGTGACGGAATTGCAACAACACCAACAAGCCCTAGAGCAGGAAAAACAGCACCTCCAGCTCCTTGCGGAACGGGATTCCTTAACGGGGTTAGGCAATCGTCGCTTTTTTGACACAGCACTGGATCAGCTCTGGCAGCAGGCTCAAGTGGAAGGCCATCCTTTGACGCTGGCACTGATTGATATTGATGACTTTAAGGCCTATAACGATTGCTGTGGTCACTTGGCGGGCGATCGCGTCCTGCAACGGGTTGCCCATGCCATTAAATCCCAAGTGCGGGAAACCGATGTGGTGGCTCGCTACGGCGGTGAAGAGTTTGCCCTTGTGTTACTCCAAGTTTCTGTTGCAACGGCGTTGCAAATTGTCGAACGCATTCAGCACTATGTGCGGGAACTCAAAATTGTGCACTCGAAGGCGGCACGTCATCCCTACATAACGATTAGTGGCGGCTTGTGCTTTGTTCCTGCTCAGGCAAATGGGGCAACCTTGACCGAGATTCTAACCCGTGCTGATGCTGCTCTTTATCAAGCCAAGCAACAGGGGCGCGATCGCTGTATTCTTCTTGACTGGTCACAAAATCTGTCTTCTCATCCTCAGTGCTGGGATACTGGTTGGCGATCGCCCCCGCCTCCGCTAGGATAA
- a CDS encoding heme oxygenase (biliverdin-producing), whose translation MTTSLATKLREGTKKAHTMAENVGFVRCFLKGTVEKSSYRKLVASLYHVYSAMEQEMERLKDHPIVGKIYFPELNRKNSLERDLTYYFGSNWREEITPSPATQAYVARIHEVANTAPELLVAHSYTRYLGDLSGGQILKGIAERAMNLQDGEGTAFYRFESISDEKAFKQLYRQRLDELAVDEATAERIVEEANAAFGMNMKLFQELEGNLIKAIGQLLFNTLTRRKQRGSTELATAE comes from the coding sequence ATGACGACGTCTCTAGCGACGAAATTGCGTGAAGGCACCAAAAAAGCCCATACCATGGCTGAAAATGTTGGCTTTGTGCGCTGCTTCCTCAAAGGCACCGTGGAAAAAAGCTCCTACCGCAAGCTCGTTGCCAGCCTCTATCACGTTTACAGTGCCATGGAACAGGAGATGGAACGGCTCAAAGACCATCCCATTGTGGGCAAAATTTATTTTCCCGAGCTGAACCGCAAGAACAGCCTTGAGCGAGATCTCACCTACTACTTTGGTTCCAATTGGCGCGAGGAAATTACCCCCTCACCGGCCACGCAGGCCTATGTTGCCCGCATCCATGAAGTGGCCAATACTGCCCCTGAACTGTTGGTGGCGCATTCCTACACCCGTTACCTGGGGGATCTGTCTGGCGGCCAAATTCTCAAGGGGATTGCCGAGCGAGCCATGAACCTGCAAGACGGCGAAGGCACGGCATTTTATCGTTTTGAATCCATTAGTGATGAAAAGGCCTTCAAGCAACTCTATCGCCAACGCCTGGATGAACTGGCAGTAGATGAGGCAACAGCGGAGCGGATTGTGGAGGAGGCCAATGCCGCCTTTGGCATGAACATGAAGCTCTTCCAAGAACTGGAGGGCAACCTGATCAAAGCCATTGGCCAGTTGCTCTTTAATACCTTGACTCGGCGCAAACAGCGCGGCAGTACTGAATTGGCCACTGCTGAGTAG
- a CDS encoding TldD/PmbA family protein has product MTLDFFAAQHLSHELFAALKPTEALFVEIASESSQFIRFNRARVRQIGRVEDTVVTLRLQSQQRTASISFPYTGTADLAAALDHLAELRAETVQLPVDPYLVPPTDTGSIQDTYLGRLPDPDAVVETILRPVQGLDFVGIYSGGTIARGSFNSAGQEHWFATETFCLDYSLFTAAGKAVKNSYASTHWDNATYQAQIEGDRQQLARLEQPPRQLAPGRYRTYFAPAAVAELVGMLSWGAVSEAAYRQGGSALAKLREGSTLSPLFSLQEDFTTGTVARFNTDGDIAPPRLSLIDRGQLQTLLISRRTAQEYNLVANGANRQETLRSPFVLPGTLSEQDVLAALDTGLYVGNLHYLNWSDRPNGRMTGMTRYACFWVEQGKMVAPITDLRFDDSLYEFWGGNLEALTDTPVWIANTDTYERRSLGGITVPGMLVKAFQFTL; this is encoded by the coding sequence ATGACACTTGACTTTTTTGCTGCTCAGCACCTGAGCCATGAGCTATTTGCTGCCTTGAAACCGACAGAGGCGCTTTTCGTTGAAATTGCTAGTGAATCCAGCCAGTTTATTCGCTTCAATCGGGCGCGGGTGCGTCAAATTGGCAGGGTAGAAGACACGGTGGTAACGCTACGCCTGCAATCGCAGCAACGGACAGCTAGCATCTCTTTTCCCTATACCGGGACGGCGGATTTAGCGGCTGCCCTAGACCATTTGGCAGAATTGCGCGCCGAAACCGTGCAACTTCCAGTAGATCCCTACCTAGTGCCACCAACGGATACCGGTTCCATTCAAGACACCTATCTTGGTCGCTTACCTGATCCTGACGCCGTTGTAGAGACAATTCTGAGACCGGTTCAAGGCCTTGATTTTGTCGGCATTTACAGTGGGGGGACGATCGCCCGTGGGAGCTTTAACTCCGCTGGACAGGAACACTGGTTTGCCACAGAAACGTTTTGCTTGGATTACTCCCTCTTTACGGCGGCGGGTAAGGCGGTGAAAAACAGCTATGCCAGTACCCATTGGGACAATGCCACCTATCAAGCGCAAATTGAGGGCGATCGCCAGCAATTGGCACGATTGGAACAGCCTCCCCGGCAGCTAGCCCCGGGACGCTATCGTACCTACTTTGCCCCAGCGGCAGTGGCCGAACTAGTGGGTATGCTCTCTTGGGGGGCAGTGAGTGAAGCAGCCTATCGCCAAGGCGGCAGTGCCCTCGCCAAGTTACGGGAAGGGAGCACCCTATCTCCCCTGTTTAGTTTGCAGGAGGACTTTACGACGGGAACCGTCGCCCGCTTTAATACCGATGGTGATATTGCGCCCCCTCGCCTCTCGTTGATTGATCGTGGGCAGCTACAAACTCTGCTCATTAGTCGGCGCACCGCTCAGGAATACAATCTTGTGGCCAATGGTGCCAACCGCCAAGAAACCCTGCGATCGCCCTTTGTCTTGCCCGGCACTCTATCCGAACAGGATGTGCTTGCTGCCCTCGATACCGGTCTCTATGTGGGCAATTTGCACTACCTCAACTGGAGCGATCGCCCCAATGGACGGATGACAGGCATGACTCGCTACGCCTGTTTTTGGGTAGAGCAGGGGAAAATGGTTGCACCCATCACCGACTTGCGGTTTGATGACAGTCTCTATGAGTTTTGGGGCGGCAATCTTGAAGCCCTGACCGACACCCCGGTTTGGATTGCCAATACAGACACCTATGAGCGGCGATCCCTTGGGGGCATTACCGTGCCGGGGATGCTCGTCAAGGCCTTTCAGTTTACCCTCTAG
- a CDS encoding histidine triad nucleotide-binding protein, with translation MTTETIFSRIIRREIPADIVHEDDLCLAFRDINPQAPVHILVIPKKPIPQLSLAEPEDHRVLGHLLLTAKRIAEAEGLTNGYRIVINNGPDGGQTVYHLHLHLLGGRAMQWPPG, from the coding sequence ATGACCACGGAAACGATTTTTAGCCGTATCATTCGCCGCGAGATTCCTGCGGATATTGTCCACGAGGATGACCTTTGCCTTGCTTTTCGCGACATCAACCCCCAGGCCCCTGTCCATATTCTCGTCATCCCCAAAAAGCCGATTCCTCAACTCAGCTTGGCAGAACCGGAGGATCACCGCGTGCTGGGGCACCTGCTGCTGACGGCGAAACGCATTGCTGAGGCAGAGGGCTTAACGAATGGCTATCGCATTGTGATTAACAATGGCCCCGATGGCGGTCAAACAGTGTATCATCTGCACCTACACCTGCTGGGCGGGCGAGCCATGCAGTGGCCACCGGGCTGA
- the urtA gene encoding urea ABC transporter substrate-binding protein produces the protein MAQQFGLGRRKFLVYGSAALGTSLLIKGCAPATETGGGGQTPAAGGDTIKVGILHSLSGTMAISEKSVVDATQLAIEQINQAGGVLGKQIEPILEDGASDWPTFAEKATKLIDQDKVVAVFGCWTSASRKAVLPVFEAKNHMLWYPVQYEGQECSKNIFYTGAAPNQQIEPAVDWLLQNKGKKFFLVGSDYVFPRTANTIIKAQLAAKGGETVGEDYLPLGNTEVTPIITRIRNALPDGGVIFNTLNGDSNVAFFKQLQGAGLTPDKYPTMSVSIAEEEVQAIGVEYLKGHYAAWNYFMTVDTPENKAFVEAFKAKYGQNRVTNDPMEAAYIAVNLWKQAVEQAGTADDLEKVRQAAIGQTFNAPEGPVKMFPNHHISKTVRIGEVGDDGLFKIVYSTPQPVDPLPWNQFVAETKGFACDWTRTDVDNPGKFKAAGA, from the coding sequence ATGGCTCAACAATTTGGACTCGGACGACGGAAGTTTTTGGTCTATGGCTCAGCCGCATTGGGAACAAGCCTGCTGATTAAAGGGTGTGCGCCAGCCACAGAAACGGGAGGCGGTGGACAAACGCCAGCCGCTGGCGGCGACACGATCAAAGTGGGGATTCTCCATTCCCTCAGTGGCACAATGGCCATCAGCGAAAAGAGCGTGGTGGATGCCACCCAACTAGCCATTGAGCAAATCAACCAAGCGGGGGGTGTTCTTGGCAAGCAGATTGAACCTATTCTTGAGGATGGGGCATCCGACTGGCCAACCTTTGCCGAAAAAGCCACGAAGTTAATCGATCAAGACAAAGTAGTAGCAGTTTTTGGCTGCTGGACTTCTGCCTCTCGAAAAGCGGTATTGCCGGTCTTTGAAGCCAAGAATCACATGCTTTGGTACCCCGTGCAGTACGAAGGCCAAGAATGCTCGAAAAACATTTTCTATACAGGGGCAGCTCCCAACCAGCAAATCGAACCCGCCGTGGATTGGCTGCTGCAAAACAAGGGTAAGAAATTTTTCCTGGTGGGGTCAGATTACGTCTTTCCTCGCACTGCCAACACGATTATCAAAGCGCAACTGGCGGCTAAAGGAGGGGAAACGGTGGGCGAAGATTATCTGCCCTTGGGCAACACTGAAGTCACGCCGATCATTACTCGCATCCGCAATGCCTTGCCCGATGGCGGCGTGATTTTCAATACCCTCAATGGCGATAGCAACGTGGCCTTCTTTAAGCAGTTACAGGGGGCAGGTCTCACACCGGATAAATACCCAACGATGTCGGTCAGTATTGCCGAGGAAGAGGTTCAAGCCATTGGTGTTGAATACCTCAAGGGGCACTATGCTGCTTGGAACTACTTTATGACTGTGGATACCCCAGAGAATAAAGCTTTTGTGGAGGCCTTCAAGGCGAAGTATGGCCAAAACCGTGTCACCAATGACCCGATGGAGGCCGCTTACATAGCCGTTAACCTTTGGAAGCAGGCCGTGGAACAGGCGGGCACAGCCGACGATTTGGAAAAGGTGCGGCAAGCAGCCATTGGTCAGACATTCAATGCTCCCGAAGGCCCCGTGAAGATGTTCCCGAACCACCACATTTCCAAAACGGTGCGCATTGGTGAGGTGGGAGACGATGGTCTCTTTAAGATTGTCTATTCCACACCCCAACCCGTGGATCCGCTGCCTTGGAACCAATTTGTGGCGGAAACCAAGGGATTTGCCTGTGACTGGACGCGCACCGATGTGGATAACCCTGGCAAATTTAAGGCGGCGGGGGCTTGA